Proteins from one Gimesia maris genomic window:
- a CDS encoding class I SAM-dependent methyltransferase encodes MSYSDYTFQDKNPVKRWLQQRRMVSATRLGQQTRQPAVICDYGAGNGELCKQLSEQIPDAKFICYEPSPVFFEEAKENLKTVPHTEFYQNIDQVPRGSVDLLFCLEVFEHLPEKETHDALQTISGLLKPGGELVIGVPVEVGIPALYKGIFRMTRRFGAYDANPKNVFLSFIGSPPQDRPHGEIEPGFGYHFPHTGFDYREFSKTLAGYFDLKKVSTSPFHAPGTLFMPEVYFSLEKPNNAAA; translated from the coding sequence ATGTCTTACTCAGACTATACATTTCAGGATAAGAATCCAGTGAAACGCTGGCTGCAGCAGCGGCGCATGGTCTCCGCCACCAGGCTCGGACAGCAGACTCGGCAACCCGCTGTCATCTGTGATTATGGCGCCGGAAATGGCGAACTCTGTAAACAGCTTTCTGAGCAGATACCTGATGCAAAATTTATCTGCTATGAGCCATCTCCCGTCTTTTTCGAAGAAGCAAAAGAAAATCTGAAAACGGTTCCCCACACGGAATTTTATCAGAACATTGATCAGGTTCCCCGGGGATCCGTTGATCTGCTCTTTTGTCTGGAAGTGTTCGAGCATCTTCCGGAAAAAGAAACGCACGACGCCCTGCAGACGATTTCCGGTTTATTGAAGCCGGGCGGTGAATTGGTCATCGGGGTTCCTGTCGAAGTCGGAATTCCCGCGCTCTATAAAGGCATCTTTCGTATGACCCGCCGCTTCGGTGCCTATGATGCGAATCCGAAAAACGTCTTTCTGTCTTTTATTGGCAGTCCTCCTCAGGATCGTCCTCACGGAGAAATTGAGCCCGGTTTCGGATATCACTTTCCCCACACCGGTTTCGATTATCGCGAATTTTCTAAAACTCTGGCTGGTTATTTCGATCTGAAAAAAGTTTCCACCAGCCCGTTCCACGCTCCCGGAACACTCTTCATGCCGGAAGTCTACTTTTCATTAGAGAAGCCGAATAATGCAGCGGCCTGA
- the eutB gene encoding ethanolamine ammonia-lyase subunit EutB: MLGSSMALTLSFTQSRKTSAETESVGDVSIPEIIAGEDLFFYINRMRGTFDPVLYCQLLGAANEFKEGDQMIGVAAADQASRRHARSLLANTRIKEINAHPVYQDKLTEYIIPAKAISTASHTVETVGDLKQFLLTENEAAIKQLSQSLSSDVIGCVVKLMSQQELITVGSKIFNPLPGSQIGAKGYLGARIQPNSPTDNPDDIFWQVLDGWSYAVGDVVLGTNPVSSEPESVAAIELVLRDLLVTFGIDHVLPHCVLSHIDVQAEVERRSPGSTALWFQSIAGSDAANQTFDIDLKKIRDYAHSRTGQYALYFETGQGADFTNGHSHGFDMVLHESRKYGFARSLTREVATAQQESGRESAPWVHLNDVAGFIGPEVFRTREQLVRCCLEDIVMGKLHGLTIGLDVCSTLHMDVSLDDLDWCLDQIMPANPAYLMALPTKIDPMLGYLTTGFQDHVRIREKFGYRVNDAMWSFFQKLQVIDEQGKPTGNFGNPLHVYLQYRRKKGDTRGEEVILNEGRRQMNEVRSRGLFLAEGFGKTQGELAPALKIQIDQIYDDAKQSIWAELTPAFVASVPEVLPVETNSSDRMEYILHPTTGEQLSKSSVKSIRNLRESYLDQYNVQIVISDGLNALSIMQEEHLDPFLSQLRQELKSAGFSTADRNIIVRSGRVRAGYQVGELLFGGLPGNRAILHIIGERPGTGHRTFSVYMTSPNGSLWGKAGQVDHNITRVVSGIAATALKPETAARDTVRILHQMNAG; encoded by the coding sequence ATGCTGGGAAGCTCGATGGCTCTGACACTTTCCTTCACGCAGTCCAGGAAAACTTCCGCTGAAACGGAAAGTGTCGGCGATGTTTCAATTCCTGAAATTATCGCTGGAGAAGATCTGTTCTTCTATATCAATCGCATGCGTGGCACCTTCGATCCAGTCCTGTATTGCCAGCTTCTCGGCGCCGCGAATGAATTTAAAGAGGGAGATCAGATGATTGGCGTGGCAGCCGCGGATCAAGCCTCTCGACGGCATGCCAGATCGCTGCTGGCGAATACCCGGATCAAAGAGATCAACGCGCATCCGGTCTATCAGGATAAGTTGACTGAATACATTATACCGGCGAAAGCCATCTCAACCGCTTCCCATACTGTTGAAACCGTAGGCGATCTGAAACAGTTTCTTCTGACCGAAAATGAAGCAGCGATCAAACAGCTTTCGCAGAGTCTTTCCAGCGACGTGATTGGCTGCGTCGTCAAACTGATGAGCCAGCAGGAACTGATAACAGTTGGCTCCAAAATCTTCAATCCATTGCCGGGCAGCCAGATTGGTGCGAAAGGTTATCTCGGTGCCCGCATTCAACCGAATTCTCCCACTGACAATCCGGATGATATCTTCTGGCAGGTCCTGGATGGCTGGTCGTATGCAGTAGGCGATGTCGTGCTGGGGACGAATCCGGTTTCCAGTGAACCTGAATCGGTAGCTGCGATTGAACTGGTCCTCCGCGATTTGCTGGTGACTTTTGGAATCGACCACGTTCTGCCACACTGTGTACTCTCACATATCGATGTCCAGGCCGAAGTCGAACGCCGCAGCCCCGGCAGTACCGCCCTCTGGTTCCAGAGTATCGCCGGTAGTGATGCCGCCAATCAGACCTTTGACATCGATCTGAAGAAAATTCGCGACTACGCCCACTCGCGCACCGGGCAGTACGCTTTATACTTTGAAACCGGGCAGGGGGCCGACTTCACTAACGGACACAGCCATGGTTTTGATATGGTGTTACACGAGTCCCGCAAGTATGGTTTCGCTCGATCGCTGACGCGGGAAGTCGCGACCGCACAGCAGGAGAGCGGCCGGGAATCTGCTCCCTGGGTACACCTGAATGATGTCGCCGGCTTTATAGGCCCCGAGGTCTTCCGCACGCGCGAACAACTGGTACGCTGTTGCCTGGAAGACATCGTCATGGGCAAGCTGCATGGCCTGACCATTGGTCTGGATGTCTGCTCAACCCTGCATATGGATGTCTCTCTCGACGATCTTGACTGGTGTCTGGATCAGATCATGCCCGCCAACCCGGCCTACCTGATGGCTCTGCCGACCAAGATTGATCCCATGCTCGGTTACCTCACTACAGGGTTTCAGGATCATGTCAGAATTCGCGAGAAGTTCGGCTACCGCGTCAACGATGCCATGTGGTCGTTCTTTCAGAAACTGCAGGTCATCGACGAGCAGGGCAAACCGACCGGTAACTTTGGCAATCCGCTGCACGTTTATTTGCAGTATCGACGGAAAAAAGGTGATACCCGCGGCGAAGAAGTGATCCTGAATGAAGGTCGCAGACAGATGAATGAAGTCCGCAGTCGTGGACTGTTTCTGGCGGAAGGCTTCGGGAAAACTCAGGGAGAACTGGCGCCGGCGTTGAAGATCCAGATCGATCAGATTTACGACGATGCCAAACAGAGCATTTGGGCTGAGCTGACTCCGGCGTTTGTCGCCAGTGTCCCCGAAGTGCTTCCCGTGGAAACGAATTCCAGCGATCGGATGGAGTACATTCTCCACCCCACCACTGGAGAACAGCTTTCAAAATCATCCGTCAAATCGATTCGGAACCTGCGTGAATCCTATCTCGATCAATATAACGTGCAGATTGTAATCTCCGATGGACTCAATGCCCTGTCCATCATGCAGGAAGAACATCTCGACCCCTTCCTCAGTCAGCTCAGACAGGAGTTAAAGTCTGCAGGGTTCTCAACAGCCGACCGGAATATTATCGTGAGATCAGGCCGCGTCCGCGCGGGTTACCAGGTAGGCGAGCTCCTGTTCGGGGGATTGCCCGGCAATCGAGCCATCCTGCATATCATCGGTGAACGACCGGGAACCGGGCACCGGACCTTTTCCGTTTATATGACCTCCCCCAACGGATCACTCTGGGGAAAAGCAGGTCAGGTCGATCATAATATCACCCGCGTCGTTTCGGGAATCGCTGCCACGGCACTCAAGCCGGAAACTGCCGCCCGCGATACCGTTCGCATCCTGCATCAGATGAATGCCGGTTGA
- a CDS encoding DUF1501 domain-containing protein produces the protein MYNRLTRRELLSCSGNSFGTAVLACWLGSESSNAAEPDLNGGLHHRAKVKRVIQLFMNGGASPMDTFDYKPELKRLHGQNLGPKEKPEGFTGAVGSVMKSPFEFKQHGETGRWVSSVFPHQAQIVDELAFLMAMTTKTNVHGPASYMMNTGFMLPGFPCLGAWVSYALGNLADNLPTFVVLPDSRGLPYNQKANFSCGFLPAKHQGTLVNAASQTPIPDLFADAQYKFARGSADQQTVALLQQLNRQHAASHPDDSRLEARIAAGELAAKMQLSAPEAFDLSRETKETHVAYGLDQKETEDFGRRCLLGRRLLERGTRFVQVWSGPQGAVNNWDNHGNIQTELPPIAKSVDQPIAALFRDLKSRGMLEDTLVIWTTEFGRTPFAQGSLGRDHNRGTFVTWLVGAGVKAGASHGKSDDLGYQTAEGKTYCYDLHATILHLLGIDHKQLTFRTAGIDRRLTDVHGHVVQEILS, from the coding sequence ATGTACAATCGACTCACCAGGCGAGAACTGCTCTCATGTTCGGGAAACAGTTTCGGCACTGCCGTTCTGGCTTGCTGGCTGGGAAGTGAATCATCAAACGCTGCTGAACCGGATTTGAACGGCGGACTGCATCATCGGGCGAAAGTGAAGCGGGTGATTCAACTGTTTATGAACGGTGGTGCCAGCCCGATGGATACCTTCGATTATAAACCTGAACTGAAACGGCTGCACGGACAGAATCTGGGACCGAAGGAAAAACCGGAAGGGTTCACGGGAGCCGTCGGTTCGGTGATGAAGAGTCCGTTCGAATTTAAACAGCATGGGGAAACCGGTCGCTGGGTCAGTTCTGTCTTTCCGCATCAGGCACAGATTGTGGATGAGTTAGCATTCCTGATGGCGATGACAACAAAAACGAACGTGCATGGACCGGCCAGTTACATGATGAATACCGGATTCATGCTGCCAGGTTTCCCCTGCCTGGGGGCCTGGGTCTCGTATGCTCTGGGAAATCTTGCCGACAACCTGCCCACGTTTGTGGTACTCCCCGACAGCCGCGGACTCCCTTACAATCAGAAAGCCAATTTCAGCTGTGGATTTCTGCCCGCGAAGCATCAGGGAACTCTGGTGAATGCCGCCAGCCAGACACCGATTCCAGATCTGTTTGCCGACGCGCAGTACAAATTCGCCCGCGGTTCTGCAGACCAGCAGACGGTCGCATTACTGCAGCAGTTGAATCGACAGCACGCCGCATCCCATCCTGATGACTCCCGGCTGGAAGCACGAATTGCAGCGGGAGAACTCGCAGCGAAAATGCAGTTGAGCGCGCCGGAAGCCTTCGATCTGTCTCGCGAAACCAAAGAGACTCACGTCGCCTACGGACTAGATCAAAAGGAGACCGAAGACTTTGGCAGACGCTGTCTGCTGGGAAGACGTCTGCTCGAGCGGGGGACCCGTTTTGTGCAGGTCTGGAGTGGTCCGCAAGGGGCGGTCAACAACTGGGACAACCACGGTAACATTCAGACAGAACTCCCCCCCATCGCGAAAAGTGTCGATCAGCCAATTGCAGCCCTGTTTCGGGATTTGAAATCACGGGGAATGCTGGAGGATACGCTGGTGATCTGGACGACTGAATTCGGTCGCACTCCCTTTGCGCAGGGAAGTCTGGGACGCGATCATAATCGAGGAACTTTCGTGACCTGGCTGGTGGGAGCAGGTGTGAAAGCGGGAGCCAGTCATGGAAAAAGTGATGATCTGGGATACCAGACTGCAGAAGGGAAAACGTATTGTTATGACCTGCATGCCACGATCCTGCATCTGCTGGGGATCGATCACAAACAACTTACATTCCGCACCGCCGGGATCGACCGCCGCCTGACAGATGTGCACGGACACGTGGTGCAGGAGATTCTGAGTTAA